The following proteins come from a genomic window of Nostoc sp. ATCC 53789:
- a CDS encoding 1-acyl-sn-glycerol-3-phosphate acyltransferase has translation MKRVKEGVDAAGDRAVRQIIEKTLNRLEGGNQGHLEPRANSGLRRFVMRSLIHAFFKVRVEHLERIPQKPAILAVNHLHHIDPLLLLAELPTQPHYYILGDARTLYNKWWKRFILGFAGGVIPLERVWKEEVAVMEAAKAGRQDLVELATAIKQTVPTGEDIHTLRQIDRIILAILARGDGMILFPEGRLGTAEGKLHLPLKRGTVIYALRAGVPIIPVALIGTHDLYLRKELTIRVGEPLHFAQTTRPKRQEVEVALETLQNAMLAMLPTNYQEPTGTKLLRYFLNHMLW, from the coding sequence ATAAAGCGGGTAAAAGAGGGTGTAGATGCGGCTGGCGATCGCGCTGTTCGCCAGATTATCGAAAAAACCCTCAATCGCTTGGAAGGTGGTAATCAGGGGCATTTAGAACCTAGAGCCAACTCTGGGCTGCGTCGTTTTGTGATGCGATCGCTCATCCATGCCTTTTTCAAGGTACGGGTCGAACATCTCGAAAGAATACCTCAGAAACCTGCAATTCTAGCTGTCAACCATCTCCACCATATAGATCCCTTACTCCTGTTAGCCGAACTCCCTACCCAACCCCACTATTACATCCTGGGCGATGCTCGTACTCTTTATAACAAGTGGTGGAAGCGCTTCATCCTGGGTTTTGCGGGGGGCGTGATTCCTTTGGAACGGGTGTGGAAAGAAGAAGTTGCTGTGATGGAAGCGGCTAAAGCAGGAAGGCAAGATTTAGTTGAGCTAGCTACAGCAATTAAACAGACAGTACCGACAGGGGAAGATATACACACACTCCGACAGATAGACCGGATTATCCTGGCAATTTTGGCTCGTGGAGATGGGATGATTCTCTTCCCCGAAGGACGACTCGGAACTGCTGAGGGTAAGTTGCATCTCCCTTTAAAACGCGGGACTGTGATTTATGCTTTGCGGGCTGGTGTACCGATTATTCCAGTTGCACTGATTGGGACTCATGACCTCTATTTAAGAAAAGAGTTAACAATTCGAGTCGGTGAACCGTTACACTTTGCCCAAACAACCAGACCAAAGCGCCAGGAAGTAGAAGTAGCTTTGGAGACGTTACAGAATGCGATGCTGGCTATGTTGCCAACTAACTATCAAGAACCAACCGGAACCAAGCTGTTACGTTATTTCCTAAATCACATGTTGTGGTGA
- a CDS encoding alkaline phosphatase PhoX, with product MKLSRRNFFTLAGASAVGVTMLSPLEALYARRANGQVVGLTAGYGPIAPKMPENADELVGLVRGGINLGTTPLLELPPGFNYTAISITGQPMDDGRIVPSNHDGMAAFDGPKNTTILVRNHELSPSSTGINVFPRYDQIGGGTTTIVVGPNRRVKKQFVSLGGTIRNCAGGQTPWDSWISCEENLTLPAPGGATKKHGYNFEVPATADIQVANPVPLVAMGRFNHEAVAVDPESGWIYETEDDGASCFYRFRADVRPTKYGDLQTRGDGVLEALVIEGAPQDTRKNFIQYKNKPLSVKWVKIDNVDPSTNALVTSVRQQGQNKGAAIFARGEGAWYGNGGLIYFTCTSGGDLGQGQVFAYKPNNNDPNSGTITLVVESPAENILNFPDNITVAPFGDLFLCEDGSNTEFVIGVTPEGDLYRFAANAINGSEFAGACFSPDGKTMFVNIQDPGITCAIWGPWSRNRA from the coding sequence ATGAAATTATCAAGACGTAACTTCTTTACATTGGCTGGTGCGAGTGCTGTCGGTGTTACAATGCTTTCTCCTCTGGAAGCCTTATATGCAAGACGTGCTAACGGCCAAGTTGTAGGACTAACTGCTGGTTACGGCCCAATAGCACCAAAGATGCCAGAAAATGCAGATGAACTTGTTGGACTAGTTCGTGGTGGAATTAACTTAGGCACTACTCCTCTGCTAGAACTTCCTCCCGGTTTTAACTACACTGCAATATCGATTACTGGGCAACCTATGGATGATGGAAGGATAGTGCCAAGTAATCATGATGGTATGGCTGCCTTTGATGGTCCTAAGAACACTACAATTCTGGTGCGAAATCACGAGCTAAGTCCTAGTTCTACTGGAATCAATGTGTTCCCCCGATATGACCAGATTGGAGGAGGTACAACGACGATTGTTGTTGGCCCTAACCGTCGAGTGAAAAAGCAATTTGTTTCTCTAGGGGGGACTATACGCAATTGTGCTGGAGGTCAGACTCCTTGGGATTCCTGGATTAGCTGTGAAGAGAATCTGACTCTTCCTGCACCGGGTGGAGCTACGAAAAAGCATGGATATAACTTTGAAGTTCCAGCAACAGCCGACATTCAGGTTGCCAATCCGGTTCCCCTTGTGGCAATGGGCCGCTTTAACCATGAAGCTGTCGCAGTTGATCCGGAAAGTGGATGGATCTATGAAACTGAAGATGACGGAGCTAGCTGCTTCTATCGCTTCCGTGCTGATGTCCGTCCTACTAAATATGGCGACCTTCAGACTCGTGGTGATGGAGTGCTTGAGGCCCTGGTTATTGAAGGGGCTCCTCAAGATACTCGCAAGAATTTTATTCAGTATAAAAATAAACCATTATCAGTTAAGTGGGTAAAGATTGATAATGTTGATCCTTCTACCAATGCCCTTGTCACTTCCGTGCGGCAGCAGGGGCAAAATAAGGGTGCAGCTATCTTCGCACGTGGTGAAGGTGCTTGGTATGGCAATGGCGGCTTGATCTACTTTACCTGTACCAGTGGTGGCGATTTAGGGCAAGGGCAGGTTTTTGCTTATAAACCCAATAATAATGACCCCAACAGTGGTACTATCACCCTGGTTGTAGAGTCTCCTGCTGAGAATATACTGAATTTCCCCGATAATATTACCGTGGCTCCCTTTGGAGACCTCTTCCTATGCGAAGACGGTAGCAATACTGAATTCGTGATCGGCGTTACCCCGGAGGGCGATCTCTATCGGTTTGCAGCAAATGCTATTAACGGCAGTGAATTCGCAGGTGCTTGCTTCTCACCAGATGGCAAGACAATGTTTGTCAATATCCAAGACCCTGGAATTACCTGTGCGATTTGGGGCCCTTGGAGCAGAAACCGAGCATAA
- the mnmE gene encoding tRNA uridine-5-carboxymethylaminomethyl(34) synthesis GTPase MnmE, with the protein MSEVFATTGTIAAIATAVVPQQGSVGIVRVSGSEAMALAQTLFHTPGRQVWESHRILYGYIRHPQTQQLVDEALLLIMKAPRSYTREDVVEFHCHGGIMAVQQVLQLCLENGARLAQPGEFTLRAFLNGRLDLTQAEGIADLVGAKSPQAAQTALAGLQGKLAHPIRQLRANCLDILAEIEARIDFEEDLPPLDDTAIISEIEKIAAEITRLLATKDKGELLRTGLKVAIVGRPNVGKSSLLNAWSRSDRAIVTDLPGTTRDVVESQLVVGGIPVQVLDTAGIRETTDQVEKIGVERSRRAANAADLVLLTIDASAGWTEGDREIYEQVQHRPLILVINKIDLVEESERKTLQSQIPNPKSKIVTAAAQNQGIDALETAILELVKADNIQAADMDLAINQRQAAALTQAKISLEQVQTTIVQQLPLDFWTIDLRGAIQALGEITGEEVTESVLDRIFSKFCIGK; encoded by the coding sequence ATGTCAGAAGTTTTTGCTACTACTGGAACTATCGCTGCGATCGCAACTGCTGTTGTCCCCCAACAGGGTAGTGTGGGTATTGTGCGGGTGTCTGGTTCTGAAGCAATGGCTCTAGCCCAAACTCTTTTTCACACACCAGGGCGGCAAGTTTGGGAAAGTCACCGGATTCTCTACGGTTATATTCGTCATCCCCAAACCCAACAACTGGTAGATGAAGCCCTATTGCTGATTATGAAAGCACCCCGTTCTTACACCCGTGAAGATGTGGTGGAATTCCATTGCCACGGGGGGATAATGGCAGTGCAGCAGGTATTACAACTGTGTTTAGAAAATGGCGCAAGACTAGCCCAACCCGGAGAATTTACCCTCCGCGCCTTTTTGAATGGGCGATTGGATCTAACTCAAGCCGAAGGTATTGCTGATTTAGTGGGAGCTAAATCACCTCAAGCTGCCCAAACTGCCTTAGCTGGTTTACAGGGAAAATTAGCTCATCCGATCCGGCAGTTACGCGCTAACTGTTTAGATATTTTGGCAGAAATCGAAGCTCGAATCGATTTTGAGGAAGACTTACCGCCGTTGGATGATACAGCAATAATATCAGAAATCGAGAAAATTGCCGCCGAAATAACGAGGTTATTGGCAACCAAAGACAAAGGTGAGTTACTACGCACAGGTTTAAAAGTGGCAATTGTGGGGCGACCAAACGTGGGTAAGTCGAGCTTATTGAACGCTTGGAGCCGGAGCGATCGCGCCATTGTTACAGACTTACCCGGTACAACCCGCGATGTAGTTGAATCCCAGCTAGTTGTCGGGGGAATTCCCGTACAAGTGCTAGATACAGCCGGGATTCGGGAAACAACAGATCAAGTGGAAAAAATTGGTGTGGAGCGATCGCGCCGTGCTGCAAATGCAGCTGATTTAGTTTTGCTTACCATCGATGCTTCAGCAGGTTGGACAGAAGGCGATCGAGAAATTTACGAGCAAGTACAACACCGTCCATTAATTCTAGTGATTAACAAAATCGACTTAGTAGAAGAAAGCGAAAGAAAAACTCTTCAATCTCAAATACCAAATCCAAAATCTAAAATTGTCACAGCAGCAGCACAAAATCAAGGTATTGATGCTTTAGAAACAGCAATTTTAGAGCTAGTCAAAGCAGACAATATCCAAGCTGCTGATATGGATTTAGCCATTAATCAAAGGCAAGCAGCAGCTTTAACTCAAGCTAAAATATCTTTGGAACAAGTACAAACAACAATTGTCCAGCAGCTCCCTCTAGATTTTTGGACAATTGACTTACGCGGTGCAATTCAAGCACTGGGAGAGATTACTGGGGAGGAAGTAACAGAATCAGTTTTGGATAGGATTTTTAGCAAGTTTTGCATTGGTAAATAA
- a CDS encoding BMC domain-containing protein, whose translation METSNQRSMKAIEGTSHRDTFQDTALGLVSTRSFPAIVGTADMMLKSAGVHLVGYEKIGGGYCTAIVRGGIADVRLAVESGVQTAEQFGQLVSSLVIPRPYPNLDIVLPITTRFTKLMEEGNSSRLSNQAIGLVETRGFPAMVGACDAMLKAADVHLAAYEKIGGGLCTAIIRGSVANVAVAVEAGMFEAERIGELNAVMVIPRPLDEMEQTLPLASCWIETQQPLNLPVNIKEQVAEIEVLRLPDLTKLPTKIAEVVEELWNDE comes from the coding sequence ATGGAAACATCTAATCAACGGTCTATGAAAGCCATCGAAGGAACGAGTCATCGAGACACCTTCCAAGATACTGCTTTAGGTTTAGTTTCTACCCGCAGCTTTCCCGCAATAGTTGGGACGGCGGATATGATGCTGAAATCAGCAGGAGTTCACCTAGTTGGGTATGAAAAAATAGGTGGCGGATATTGTACTGCGATCGTCCGGGGTGGAATTGCTGACGTGCGTCTGGCTGTAGAATCGGGTGTGCAAACAGCTGAACAGTTTGGTCAGTTAGTTTCTAGCTTAGTGATTCCTCGACCTTATCCCAACCTAGATATAGTACTTCCCATCACAACCCGTTTTACTAAATTGATGGAGGAGGGTAATTCTAGCCGTCTGAGTAATCAAGCAATTGGTTTGGTAGAAACGCGAGGATTTCCAGCGATGGTAGGCGCGTGTGATGCCATGCTCAAAGCTGCTGATGTTCATTTAGCAGCCTACGAAAAAATTGGTGGGGGTTTGTGTACAGCCATTATTCGTGGTTCCGTAGCAAATGTGGCGGTAGCAGTGGAAGCGGGAATGTTTGAAGCAGAACGCATTGGAGAATTAAATGCAGTGATGGTAATTCCCCGACCACTAGACGAAATGGAACAAACCTTACCATTAGCAAGTTGCTGGATAGAAACACAGCAGCCTTTAAACTTGCCAGTGAACATTAAAGAACAAGTTGCCGAAATAGAAGTGCTAAGATTACCAGATTTAACTAAGCTACCTACAAAAATTGCAGAAGTTGTAGAAGAATTATGGAATGATGAATGA
- a CDS encoding transferase: MSVLSLRLSNNFDSYISGEVTIHPSAVLAPGVILQAAENSKIIIGPGVCIGMGAILQVHEGTLEVEVGANLGAGFLMVGKGKIGANACIGSATTVFNYSVEPGQVVPPGSILGDTSRQIAQTKQPEPSTNNPTATSAPPQKEEENGSGEVKEKVVSSTNFSAAAFVDFKQNKSISYFKSPATPESQPPPVEEPAKDIEPPLQEPAQEPIKPDSDPNQLTTESPNGFGNQIYGQGSISRLLTTLFPHRQSLSNPNSDD, from the coding sequence ATGTCTGTGCTGTCACTGCGCCTCAGCAATAATTTTGATTCTTACATTAGTGGTGAGGTGACTATTCATCCAAGCGCAGTACTTGCACCTGGGGTAATCCTCCAAGCGGCTGAAAACAGCAAGATCATCATTGGCCCAGGGGTCTGTATTGGCATGGGAGCAATTCTCCAAGTCCATGAAGGAACCCTAGAGGTAGAAGTAGGGGCAAACTTGGGAGCCGGTTTTTTGATGGTTGGCAAGGGCAAAATTGGAGCAAATGCTTGCATTGGTTCAGCAACAACAGTTTTTAACTATTCAGTTGAACCTGGACAAGTAGTTCCACCTGGATCGATTTTAGGAGACACCAGTCGGCAAATTGCTCAAACAAAGCAGCCGGAACCATCCACGAATAACCCTACAGCTACAAGTGCGCCACCGCAGAAGGAAGAAGAAAATGGCTCAGGTGAAGTTAAGGAAAAGGTAGTTTCCTCAACTAACTTCTCAGCCGCCGCTTTTGTGGATTTCAAACAAAATAAGTCGATTTCTTACTTTAAATCTCCCGCCACTCCTGAAAGCCAGCCTCCTCCCGTAGAGGAACCAGCCAAGGATATTGAACCCCCCTTGCAAGAACCCGCCCAAGAGCCTATAAAACCTGACTCAGACCCCAATCAGCTAACTACAGAATCCCCTAACGGTTTCGGGAATCAGATTTATGGACAAGGGAGCATAAGCAGACTGTTGACTACATTGTTTCCTCATAGACAATCCTTAAGCAACCCAAACTCTGACGATTAG
- a CDS encoding mucoidy inhibitor MuiA family protein: MVNPEIPSWRKTVQSEIVAVTVYADRALVTRRGVVNLIGIEQELVITSVPETLETESIRVSGTGTVAVRLMGVSSDRIYTTEPVAERVAHLTRQIEQLEAEKRHLQAQVDALVLQSSFIAGLREKTEEPFAQSLSRKNLSLSETLDFLNFLGSQYSEYAIASGECKTQQQELDKELQALRASLQKIQTPHPKESLSIVVGVEVAGEGEFELEVSYIVNRASWTPLYDLRFSTTSDIVHLGYLAEITQSSGEDWIGANLTLSTAKPGLGTLPPKLEPWYIDAPRPQMLRQRRFAAQPPLLPSIAEPPASAARADWQEEDEGADDVLIQAESVTAEVSKEGSVVTFKLNGGGNIPSDGVPHKTTIFNDDYPCNFDYVAMPRLVSFAYLQANVKNNPNGATLLPGKANIFRNNVFIGTTKLENIAPGQEFKLNLGIDEGLKIERELVERLVDKRLISNQRRITYSYRLIITNLLDKEVNLKVTEQLPVSRNEQIKVRLSRSNPQIQLGEMGILEWQLTLPAQEKRDIYYQFNVEHPPELMVVGLDI; the protein is encoded by the coding sequence ATGGTTAACCCGGAAATACCATCTTGGCGCAAAACAGTACAAAGCGAGATTGTAGCTGTTACAGTTTATGCTGACAGAGCATTGGTTACACGGCGGGGTGTAGTTAATTTAATAGGAATTGAACAGGAATTAGTAATTACCTCAGTGCCAGAGACTCTAGAAACTGAGTCTATCAGGGTTAGCGGTACAGGGACAGTGGCAGTGCGTTTGATGGGAGTGAGTAGCGATCGCATCTACACCACTGAACCAGTGGCAGAGCGAGTTGCCCATTTAACAAGGCAAATTGAGCAGTTAGAAGCAGAAAAACGCCACCTCCAAGCCCAAGTAGATGCTTTAGTATTACAGTCTAGTTTTATCGCCGGGTTACGTGAAAAAACAGAAGAACCCTTTGCACAAAGTTTGTCTCGGAAAAATCTTAGCCTGAGCGAAACTTTGGATTTTTTGAACTTTCTCGGAAGCCAGTATAGTGAATATGCGATCGCATCTGGAGAGTGCAAAACCCAACAGCAGGAATTAGACAAAGAACTGCAAGCACTCCGCGCCTCATTGCAAAAAATTCAAACGCCCCATCCCAAAGAGAGTTTGAGCATAGTTGTAGGAGTTGAAGTTGCAGGTGAAGGCGAATTTGAATTAGAGGTGTCTTACATAGTAAATCGCGCCAGTTGGACTCCGCTTTATGACTTGCGCTTTAGCACTACCAGCGATATTGTGCATCTGGGCTATCTTGCAGAAATTACTCAAAGTAGTGGCGAAGATTGGATTGGTGCAAATCTCACCCTTTCTACCGCTAAACCGGGATTAGGTACACTCCCGCCTAAACTTGAACCCTGGTATATTGATGCGCCACGTCCACAAATGTTACGACAACGACGATTTGCTGCCCAGCCGCCACTGCTGCCTAGCATAGCAGAACCGCCTGCTTCTGCTGCTAGAGCAGATTGGCAAGAAGAAGACGAAGGTGCAGATGATGTTCTTATCCAAGCAGAAAGTGTGACAGCAGAAGTATCCAAAGAAGGTAGTGTAGTTACCTTTAAATTGAATGGTGGCGGTAACATTCCCAGTGATGGCGTACCCCATAAAACGACAATTTTTAATGACGATTATCCTTGTAACTTTGATTATGTAGCAATGCCGCGTTTGGTAAGTTTTGCTTATCTGCAAGCAAATGTGAAAAATAATCCTAATGGTGCGACTTTGTTACCAGGGAAAGCGAATATTTTCCGCAACAATGTTTTTATTGGGACAACTAAGTTAGAGAATATTGCACCAGGACAAGAATTCAAACTGAATTTAGGGATTGATGAAGGTTTGAAAATTGAGCGCGAATTAGTTGAACGTCTGGTAGATAAAAGATTGATTAGCAACCAGCGCCGGATTACTTATAGTTATCGGTTGATAATTACTAACTTACTCGACAAAGAAGTAAATCTGAAAGTAACTGAACAGTTACCAGTTAGTCGCAACGAGCAAATTAAAGTGCGCCTTAGCCGTAGTAACCCACAAATTCAACTTGGTGAAATGGGTATTTTAGAATGGCAGTTAACTCTTCCAGCACAGGAAAAAAGAGATATATATTACCAGTTCAACGTTGAACATCCGCCTGAGCTAATGGTTGTTGGGTTAGATATTTAG
- a CDS encoding alpha/beta hydrolase, with protein sequence MIDHSDRIASRKEGTFQGVGGLDLYYQSWHPEGKVRGILAIVHGLGAHSDRYSNVIQHLIPKQYAIYALDLRGHGRSPGQRGYINAWSEFREDLGAFLQLIQTQNPGCPIFLLGHSLGGVIVLDYILRYPQQASVLQGAIALAPTLGKVGISPIRVLLGKLLSRVWPRFTLNTGIDISAGSRDPQVLAAIAQDTLRHTLGTARLATEFFATVDWINAHAGDWQLPLLILHGGADRVALPAGSDIFYQRVKYTDKLRIEYPEAYHEIQRDLNYREVMADLENWLEGHLAPKTAHLGRGSGELEFPSF encoded by the coding sequence ATGATTGACCATAGCGATCGCATCGCGTCTCGTAAAGAAGGCACATTCCAAGGTGTTGGAGGACTTGACCTGTATTATCAAAGTTGGCATCCAGAGGGTAAAGTCCGGGGAATATTAGCCATTGTGCATGGACTCGGAGCCCACAGCGATCGCTACAGTAATGTAATTCAGCATTTGATACCCAAACAATATGCTATCTATGCCTTAGACTTACGTGGTCATGGACGCTCACCAGGTCAGCGAGGCTATATCAACGCTTGGAGTGAGTTTCGAGAAGATTTGGGAGCCTTTTTACAGTTAATTCAGACTCAGAATCCTGGCTGCCCAATTTTTCTTTTGGGTCATAGCTTAGGCGGGGTGATTGTCTTAGATTATATTCTGCGCTATCCCCAACAAGCATCAGTTTTGCAAGGTGCGATCGCTCTCGCGCCAACCTTGGGAAAAGTTGGGATTTCACCGATTCGGGTGCTTTTAGGAAAACTGCTCTCACGGGTGTGGCCACGTTTCACCCTGAATACAGGCATTGACATCAGTGCTGGTTCAAGAGATCCGCAGGTTTTAGCTGCGATCGCTCAGGATACACTGCGACATACCCTTGGTACTGCCCGTCTAGCTACAGAATTTTTTGCAACAGTTGATTGGATTAATGCTCACGCAGGTGATTGGCAATTACCATTGTTGATTCTCCACGGTGGTGCAGACCGAGTGGCTTTACCTGCGGGAAGCGACATCTTTTATCAACGGGTAAAGTATACAGATAAGCTGAGAATTGAGTATCCAGAAGCTTATCACGAAATTCAGCGTGACCTCAATTATCGAGAGGTAATGGCTGATTTGGAGAATTGGTTGGAGGGACATCTAGCACCTAAAACAGCGCACTTAGGAAGGGGAAGTGGTGAGTTAGAGTTTCCTAGTTTTTAG
- a CDS encoding LysR family transcriptional regulator: MKQATLHQLKVFEAAARHSSFTRAAEELFLTQPTVSMQIKQLTKSVGLPLFEQVGKRLYLTEAGRELFATCRQIFENIAQYEMKVADLKGLKQGQLRLAVITTAKYFIPRLLGPFCELYPGIDISLQVTNHEQILERMSQNLDDLYIMSQVPDNMDVTCEAFLENPLIVFAPLNHPLSKEKNIPIQRLSNEPFIMREPGSGTRRAVQSLFEEQGVTVKVKLELGSNEAIKQAIAGGLGISVLSRHTLLLDASDFSILDVQHFPIQRHWYMVYPAGKQLSIVARAYYDYLLAAARNFVDKNTDTTSSTLEPTHG, encoded by the coding sequence TTGAAACAAGCGACGCTGCACCAGTTAAAGGTATTCGAGGCTGCGGCACGGCACAGTAGCTTTACGCGGGCTGCTGAGGAATTGTTTCTCACCCAACCTACCGTTTCTATGCAGATTAAGCAACTCACAAAATCGGTAGGGTTGCCATTATTTGAGCAAGTAGGAAAGCGGTTGTATCTCACCGAGGCAGGAAGAGAATTATTTGCCACTTGTCGGCAGATTTTTGAAAATATAGCCCAATATGAAATGAAGGTGGCAGATTTAAAAGGGCTAAAACAGGGACAATTACGCTTGGCAGTGATTACAACAGCAAAATATTTTATCCCACGTTTGTTAGGGCCGTTTTGCGAACTTTATCCAGGGATTGATATCTCTCTGCAAGTAACAAATCACGAACAAATTTTGGAACGAATGAGCCAGAACCTCGACGACTTATATATTATGAGTCAAGTTCCAGACAATATGGATGTGACTTGTGAGGCATTTTTAGAAAATCCTTTGATAGTCTTTGCACCACTTAATCATCCGTTATCCAAAGAAAAAAACATTCCGATCCAACGCCTATCTAACGAACCTTTTATTATGCGAGAACCAGGTTCAGGAACTCGTCGTGCCGTCCAAAGCCTATTTGAAGAACAAGGGGTGACAGTAAAAGTCAAACTTGAATTGGGAAGTAACGAAGCAATTAAACAAGCGATCGCAGGTGGTTTAGGAATTTCGGTTTTATCTCGTCATACTTTACTATTAGACGCTTCAGATTTTAGCATTTTAGATGTCCAACACTTTCCCATTCAGCGACATTGGTACATGGTTTACCCCGCAGGCAAGCAGCTATCTATCGTCGCTCGTGCCTATTATGACTATCTCCTGGCTGCGGCAAGGAATTTTGTAGATAAAAACACTGATACTACTTCTAGTACCCTTGAACCAACTCACGGTTAA
- a CDS encoding SDR family NAD(P)-dependent oxidoreductase, whose product MSLNDEINSVNALIVGASQGIGFGFVKKLLQDDKIAKVYTTSRQLELAPDLIALVDEHSERLICLEMDITDELQIVETMQKIHNQVDKLHLVVNCVGLLHEDTLQPEKSLRQINSENLLRYFQINSIGAVLLAKHLLPLLRHGERSVFASISAKLGSIGDNKLGGWYGYRASKAALNMLMRTATIEYKRSCPKALIVTLHPGTTDTRLSRPFQKNVPAEKLFSVERTVTQLLAVIEQLQEGDSGQFFSWDGSRLPW is encoded by the coding sequence ATGTCTTTAAATGATGAAATTAATTCTGTAAACGCATTGATTGTGGGAGCCAGCCAAGGTATTGGTTTTGGTTTTGTAAAAAAATTACTACAGGATGATAAAATAGCTAAAGTTTATACAACTTCTCGTCAGCTAGAATTAGCCCCCGATTTAATAGCTCTTGTAGACGAGCATTCTGAGCGATTAATTTGTTTAGAGATGGATATTACTGACGAGTTGCAGATTGTTGAAACTATGCAAAAAATACATAACCAAGTTGACAAACTGCATTTGGTAGTCAACTGTGTAGGACTGTTGCATGAAGATACTTTGCAACCTGAAAAAAGCTTAAGACAGATAAATTCAGAAAACTTGCTGCGCTACTTTCAGATAAATAGTATTGGTGCTGTCTTGCTAGCTAAACATCTATTGCCTCTGTTGCGTCATGGAGAACGCAGTGTGTTCGCTAGTATTTCTGCTAAATTGGGCAGTATTGGCGATAACAAACTTGGTGGATGGTATGGCTATCGCGCTTCTAAAGCAGCACTCAATATGTTGATGCGAACTGCAACAATTGAGTATAAAAGAAGTTGTCCTAAAGCATTAATAGTCACATTGCACCCTGGTACAACTGATACGCGCCTTTCCCGTCCTTTCCAGAAAAATGTACCTGCGGAAAAATTATTTTCAGTGGAACGCACCGTTACCCAATTATTGGCTGTGATTGAACAGCTTCAAGAAGGCGATAGTGGGCAGTTTTTCTCGTGGGATGGAAGCAGATTGCCTTGGTAA